One genomic window of Gallaecimonas sp. GXIMD4217 includes the following:
- the mnmH gene encoding tRNA 2-selenouridine(34) synthase MnmH, producing MNTLPQSQFDALFLENRPLMDVRAPVEFAKGAFPCAHNRPLMNDREREQVGTCYKQQGQQAAIELGHELVGGQVKEERVQSWLDFARAHPDAVLYCFRGGMRSQIVQRWLAEAGVEMPYVQGGYKALRSHLIEVNDRAARRPIHVVAGTTGSGKTEFIQQFAEAVDLEGLAEHRGSAFGRRLRAQPSPIDFENRLAVALLEQQRAGIAPLLLEDESRLIGSVALPLSLFEAMREAPLFVLEEEFEARVARIEKDYILDNLAESQASLGEEAGFEHFAETLRASMGRIRKRLGDQRFQQLNGLLEEALAAQQGGDRDGHREWIRILLRDYYDPMYHYQLDKKAHLIRARGDHHGLAQQIRAQLG from the coding sequence ATGAACACCCTGCCCCAGAGCCAGTTCGACGCCCTGTTCCTGGAAAACCGGCCGCTGATGGACGTGCGCGCCCCGGTGGAATTCGCCAAGGGCGCCTTCCCCTGTGCCCACAACAGGCCGCTGATGAACGACAGGGAAAGGGAGCAGGTGGGCACCTGCTACAAGCAGCAGGGCCAGCAGGCGGCCATCGAACTTGGCCATGAGCTGGTCGGCGGCCAGGTAAAGGAAGAGCGGGTGCAGTCCTGGCTGGATTTCGCCAGGGCCCATCCGGATGCGGTGCTGTACTGCTTCCGCGGCGGCATGCGCTCCCAGATAGTGCAGCGCTGGCTGGCCGAGGCCGGCGTCGAGATGCCCTATGTGCAGGGCGGCTACAAGGCCCTGCGCAGCCACCTCATCGAGGTGAACGACCGCGCCGCCCGCCGCCCCATCCACGTGGTGGCCGGCACCACGGGCTCGGGCAAGACAGAGTTCATCCAGCAATTCGCCGAGGCCGTGGATCTGGAGGGCCTGGCCGAGCACCGCGGCTCCGCCTTCGGGCGCCGCCTCAGGGCCCAGCCCAGCCCCATCGACTTCGAGAACCGCCTGGCGGTGGCCCTGCTGGAACAGCAGCGGGCGGGCATAGCGCCGCTGCTGCTGGAGGACGAATCCCGGCTAATAGGCTCCGTAGCCCTGCCGCTGAGCCTGTTCGAGGCCATGCGGGAGGCGCCGCTGTTCGTGCTGGAAGAGGAGTTCGAGGCCAGGGTGGCCCGCATCGAGAAGGACTACATCCTCGACAACCTGGCCGAGAGCCAGGCATCGCTGGGGGAAGAAGCGGGCTTCGAGCACTTTGCCGAGACCCTGCGCGCCAGCATGGGGCGGATCCGCAAGCGCCTGGGCGACCAGCGTTTCCAGCAGCTAAACGGCCTGCTGGAGGAGGCCCTGGCCGCCCAGCAGGGCGGCGACCGGGATGGTCACCGGGAATGGATCCGCATCCTGCTCAGGGACTACTACGACCCCATGTACCACTACCAGCTGGACAAGAAGGCCCACCTGATCCGGGCCAGGGGCGATCACCACGGCCTGGCCCAACAGATCCGCGCTCAGCTGGGCTGA
- a CDS encoding multidrug effflux MFS transporter, whose amino-acid sequence MPHLKWLLLCLVLFSPLGIDIYLPAIPAIAQGLGAEESLIQSTVSLFLLMMGLGQVIAGPLCDRFGRRPVALGGMALYLAGALMAVCAESGALFVFSRLLQGLAVCGTSVVAFSAVRDTLEGEESARAYSFLNGTLNIVPALAPLLGGLLAEQFGWQAPFWLLVVYSLAMMAVMARFLPETKPANTRVQGGLPLRQYARILGDGRFLGFALVNGAGMGMVLSYVSLAPQVLISQVGLSPVAFSLVFGINGLWIMAASYLANQVIRRFGRVNCLATAVVLLGLGALSLQGAYLLAGSTVLAYMLPVALACAGFAFALGPATSYALAPFGEEAGVASAMLMFVQMAGASVIGLVVLALPQAPQPALAGAMVLAALTSLQGVARARRQPS is encoded by the coding sequence GTGCCCCATCTGAAATGGTTGCTGCTGTGCCTGGTGCTGTTCAGCCCCCTGGGTATCGATATCTACCTGCCCGCCATTCCTGCCATCGCCCAGGGCCTGGGCGCCGAAGAAAGCCTGATCCAGTCGACGGTGTCGCTGTTCCTGCTGATGATGGGCCTGGGCCAGGTGATCGCCGGGCCCTTGTGCGACCGCTTCGGCCGCCGGCCCGTGGCCCTGGGCGGCATGGCCCTGTACCTGGCGGGCGCCCTGATGGCGGTGTGCGCCGAGAGCGGCGCCCTGTTCGTGTTTTCCCGGCTGCTGCAGGGCCTGGCGGTGTGCGGCACCTCTGTGGTGGCCTTCTCGGCGGTGCGCGACACCCTGGAGGGGGAGGAGAGCGCCCGGGCCTACAGCTTCCTCAACGGCACTCTCAACATAGTGCCGGCCCTGGCGCCCCTGCTGGGGGGGCTGCTGGCCGAGCAGTTCGGCTGGCAGGCGCCGTTCTGGCTGCTGGTGGTCTATTCGCTGGCGATGATGGCGGTGATGGCCCGTTTCCTGCCCGAAACCAAGCCCGCCAACACCAGGGTCCAGGGCGGCCTGCCCCTGCGCCAATACGCCCGCATCCTGGGTGACGGCCGTTTCCTGGGCTTCGCCCTGGTCAACGGCGCCGGCATGGGCATGGTGCTGAGCTATGTGTCCCTGGCGCCCCAGGTGCTGATCAGCCAGGTGGGCCTGAGCCCGGTGGCCTTCTCGCTGGTGTTCGGCATCAACGGCCTGTGGATCATGGCGGCCAGCTACCTGGCCAACCAGGTGATCCGCCGCTTCGGGCGGGTCAACTGCCTGGCTACGGCGGTGGTGCTGCTGGGACTGGGGGCGCTGAGCCTGCAGGGGGCCTACCTGCTGGCGGGCAGTACCGTGCTGGCCTACATGCTGCCGGTGGCCCTGGCCTGCGCCGGCTTCGCCTTTGCCCTGGGGCCTGCCACCAGCTATGCCCTGGCCCCCTTCGGCGAGGAGGCCGGGGTGGCGTCGGCCATGCTGATGTTCGTGCAGATGGCCGGCGCTTCGGTGATCGGCCTGGTGGTGCTGGCCCTGCCCCAGGCCCCACAGCCGGCCTTGGCCGGGGCCATGGTGCTGGCAGCCCTGACCAGCCTGCAGGGGGTGGCCAGGGCCAGGCGTCAGCCCAGCTGA
- a CDS encoding endonuclease/exonuclease/phosphatase family protein, with product MSQSIRIATFNIAFDHEGPGQLATELLAGQSPQAHRVAEILQRTRPDMVLLTEFDHDGSGAEHSGLTAFQEHFLDHPHGDAAPIHYPYRYLVPSNTGLAAGIDLDGDGKLSLPGDAQGFGHYHGQYAMAVLSRYPLLLERRRSFQHFLWRNMPGALLPDAEPGSGRGDFYSPEALAVLRLSSKNHLDLPVLLPGGRVLHLLALHPTPPVFDGPERRNARRNHDEIRLFCDYIDGADYLVDDQGQRGGLAGDASFVLLGDLNADPHDGDGLKDAIRALLAHPRLNTEAASGRWVPASLGASAFAADRDHQGPKGHWTHIYPLRLDYVLPSANLEVTASGVYWPKPGNTQRHLVEQDGDQGKGASSDHRLVWVEIQYP from the coding sequence TTGAGCCAGTCCATCCGCATCGCCACCTTCAATATTGCCTTTGACCATGAGGGTCCAGGGCAACTGGCCACCGAACTGCTGGCCGGCCAGTCCCCCCAGGCCCACAGGGTGGCGGAGATCCTGCAGCGCACCAGGCCCGACATGGTGCTGCTCACCGAATTCGACCACGACGGCAGCGGCGCCGAGCATTCCGGCCTGACGGCCTTCCAGGAGCACTTCCTGGACCACCCCCATGGCGACGCCGCGCCCATCCACTACCCCTACCGCTACCTGGTGCCCAGCAACACCGGCCTGGCCGCCGGCATCGATCTGGACGGCGACGGCAAGCTGAGCCTGCCCGGCGACGCCCAGGGCTTTGGCCACTACCACGGCCAGTACGCCATGGCGGTGCTGTCCCGTTACCCGCTGCTGCTGGAGCGGCGGCGCAGCTTCCAGCATTTCCTGTGGCGAAACATGCCGGGCGCCCTGCTGCCGGACGCCGAGCCGGGCTCGGGCAGGGGCGATTTCTATTCGCCAGAGGCCCTGGCGGTGCTGCGGCTGTCCTCCAAGAACCACCTGGATCTGCCGGTGCTGCTGCCCGGTGGCCGGGTGCTGCACCTGTTGGCCCTGCACCCCACCCCGCCGGTGTTCGACGGCCCGGAGCGGCGCAACGCCCGCCGCAACCACGACGAGATCCGCCTCTTTTGCGACTACATAGACGGCGCCGACTACCTGGTGGACGACCAGGGCCAGCGCGGCGGCCTGGCCGGGGACGCCAGCTTCGTGCTGCTGGGGGATCTCAATGCCGATCCCCATGACGGCGACGGCCTCAAGGACGCCATCCGCGCCCTGCTGGCCCATCCCAGGCTCAACACCGAGGCGGCCAGCGGCCGTTGGGTGCCGGCCTCACTGGGGGCCAGCGCCTTTGCCGCCGACAGGGATCACCAGGGCCCGAAAGGCCACTGGACCCACATCTATCCGCTGCGCCTGGATTATGTACTGCCCTCGGCGAACCTCGAGGTCACGGCCAGCGGCGTCTACTGGCCCAAACCCGGCAACACCCAGCGCCACCTGGTGGAGCAGGACGGCGACCAGGGCAAGGGTGCCTCCTCGGATCATCGCCTGGTCTGGGTCGAGATCCAGTACCCCTGA
- a CDS encoding fatty acid desaturase, producing MKKPAILWVNTLFFLVTFLVAAIGVPYWALSHGFSTGLLVAFALVFGYAGMSITAGYHRLWSHKTYQAHPALRWLFALGGALAIQNSILHWSSDHRVHHRHVDNNDIDPYSAGRGFWYSHIGWMLREYQAERYDDYSNVRDLQKDPIVVFQHRHYLLLALVMNLVLPLAIGLALGDVIGAVLLVGFMRIVLTHHTTFFINSLAHIWGKRTYTDKHSAKDNGILAFLTFGEGYHNFHHTFENDYRNGIRWYQFDPTKWLIRGAHALGLTSQLRRTPEELILKAKLTRQLEESQAKAPAGACLKELQHRYEELVAAAQSYYQLRKRWLQMKQAKLKKDVEALALREQLDELKASLRQQLSHWQQLRLQLA from the coding sequence ATGAAAAAGCCCGCGATCCTCTGGGTCAACACCCTGTTTTTCCTGGTCACCTTCCTGGTGGCGGCCATTGGCGTGCCCTACTGGGCCCTGAGCCATGGTTTCTCCACCGGCCTGCTGGTGGCCTTCGCCCTGGTGTTCGGTTACGCCGGCATGTCCATCACCGCCGGTTACCACCGCCTCTGGTCCCACAAGACCTACCAGGCCCATCCGGCCCTGCGCTGGCTGTTCGCCCTGGGCGGCGCCCTGGCCATTCAGAACTCCATACTGCACTGGTCTTCCGACCACAGGGTTCACCACCGCCATGTGGACAACAACGACATCGACCCCTATTCCGCCGGCCGCGGCTTCTGGTATTCCCATATCGGCTGGATGCTGCGCGAATACCAGGCCGAGCGTTACGACGACTACTCCAACGTCCGCGACCTGCAGAAGGATCCGATCGTGGTCTTCCAGCACAGGCACTACCTGCTGCTGGCCCTGGTGATGAACCTGGTCCTGCCCCTGGCCATCGGCCTGGCCCTGGGTGACGTCATCGGCGCCGTGCTGCTGGTGGGCTTCATGCGCATCGTGCTGACCCACCACACCACCTTCTTCATCAACTCCCTGGCCCACATCTGGGGCAAGCGCACCTATACCGACAAGCACAGCGCCAAGGACAACGGCATCCTTGCCTTCCTGACCTTCGGCGAGGGCTACCACAACTTCCACCACACCTTCGAGAACGACTACCGCAACGGCATCCGTTGGTACCAGTTCGATCCCACTAAGTGGCTGATCCGCGGTGCCCATGCCCTGGGCCTGACCAGCCAGCTGCGCCGTACCCCAGAGGAGCTGATCCTCAAGGCCAAGCTGACCCGCCAGCTGGAGGAAAGCCAGGCCAAGGCCCCGGCCGGTGCCTGCCTCAAGGAGCTGCAGCACCGCTACGAGGAGCTGGTGGCCGCCGCCCAGTCCTACTACCAGCTGCGCAAGCGCTGGCTGCAGATGAAACAGGCCAAGCTGAAAAAAGACGTGGAGGCCCTGGCCCTGCGCGAGCAGCTGGACGAGCTCAAGGCCAGCCTGCGCCAGCAGCTCAGCCACTGGCAGCAGCTCAGGCTGCAACTGGCATGA
- a CDS encoding DUF1422 family protein codes for MLKKNDKWTLALTALIGLSANASLATLTNALVPFSIFPLLVLVLAIRELRRHLDSAPLTDESRLASLASFLLGALSYSVMLRVQYPELGDVFLPLMCILPLVLWLMYKLGFFSSSAEDGQ; via the coding sequence ATGCTCAAGAAGAATGACAAGTGGACCCTGGCCCTCACCGCGTTGATCGGCCTGTCCGCCAACGCCAGCCTGGCCACCCTCACCAATGCCCTGGTGCCGTTCAGCATCTTCCCGCTGCTGGTGCTGGTACTGGCCATCCGCGAGCTGCGCCGGCATCTGGACAGCGCCCCCCTGACCGACGAGAGCCGCCTGGCCAGCCTGGCCAGCTTCCTGCTGGGGGCCCTGTCCTATTCGGTGATGCTGCGGGTGCAATACCCCGAGCTGGGGGACGTGTTCTTGCCGCTGATGTGCATACTGCCGCTGGTGTTGTGGCTGATGTACAAGCTGGGCTTTTTCAGCTCCTCGGCCGAGGATGGCCAGTAG
- a CDS encoding TonB-dependent receptor: MRFSLLTLALAGVLAPPSWAAENQDEVETIEVIGSRIALRTATDSVSPIDIISGEQLAATGMTETARALQFAAPSYHFPFSSVTDGSDAVRPATLRGLSPDHTLVLVNGKRRHGSALVHLSGTVGKGSSNVDLNAIPMSAIKRIEILRDGASAQYGSDAIAGVINVVLKDDAEGTTVAAQVGQTYEGDGEQWKVGLNQGLELGDGGFLNLSFEAHHKNKTNRAGKDPRQQYPKLPDGSEDPREATFNRLNHHVGDAEYDNLGLFANAALPLGDGELYGFAGISERETRSGAFYRRALDGRNVPEIYPDGFLPQIKPEIRDQSVTLGYEFALGEWQLDASAGTGKNRFRYEVVNTLNASLGPTSPTAFYAGTLATRETNLNVDGSRYFEFVNDSEILLALGASYRENGYQVMAGEEGSHIKADFQGKPGGSQGFGGFTPESSVDEDRDNLGLYLELENQLSDAFFWSAALRHEDYSDFGSHNAWKLAARYELTDNLAVRATANNGFRAPSVQQLYFTNISTLFDPDPITGQLVPTDSGTFNNLSPLVQSLGVGDLQPEESDSLSLGLVWSGDNGLSVTLDAYDIRIDDRIVLSSSLRADDDSLPQQVRDLIRAGGAESARFFVNAVDTKTRGIDLVATQDLALGGYGDLKLNLAYGYNKTEIEDIQLPSILGGLEAKLFDDREVVRMTQAQPRHTGSIGLTHDKGDVQTTVRVNYFGTYTIGYSAENVKFDAKWVTDLALRYQATEQLALTLGAQNLFNEYPEARPEDNNFNGIFVYPLTNAPFGFNGGYYYLEAQYRF, translated from the coding sequence ATGCGCTTTTCCCTTTTGACCCTGGCCCTTGCCGGCGTCCTGGCCCCCCCATCCTGGGCCGCAGAGAACCAAGACGAGGTTGAAACCATCGAAGTGATCGGCAGCCGCATCGCCCTGCGCACCGCCACCGACAGCGTTTCCCCCATCGACATCATCAGCGGCGAGCAGCTGGCCGCCACCGGCATGACCGAGACCGCCCGGGCCCTGCAGTTCGCCGCCCCCAGCTACCACTTCCCCTTCTCGTCTGTGACCGACGGCTCCGACGCCGTGCGCCCGGCCACCCTGCGCGGCCTGAGCCCGGACCACACCCTGGTGCTGGTCAACGGCAAGCGCCGCCACGGCTCGGCCCTGGTGCACCTGTCCGGCACCGTCGGCAAGGGCAGCTCCAACGTCGACCTGAACGCCATCCCCATGAGCGCCATCAAGCGCATCGAGATCCTGCGTGACGGCGCCTCCGCCCAGTACGGCTCAGACGCCATCGCCGGCGTCATCAACGTGGTGCTCAAGGACGACGCCGAGGGCACCACAGTCGCTGCCCAGGTGGGCCAAACCTACGAAGGCGACGGCGAGCAGTGGAAGGTCGGCCTGAACCAGGGCCTGGAGCTCGGCGACGGCGGCTTCCTGAACCTGTCCTTCGAGGCCCACCACAAGAACAAGACCAACAGGGCCGGCAAGGATCCCCGCCAGCAGTACCCCAAGCTCCCGGACGGCTCCGAGGATCCCCGCGAGGCCACCTTCAACCGCCTCAACCACCATGTGGGCGACGCCGAATACGACAACCTGGGCCTGTTCGCCAACGCCGCCCTGCCGCTCGGTGACGGCGAGCTGTACGGCTTTGCCGGCATCAGTGAGCGCGAGACCCGCTCCGGCGCCTTCTACCGCCGCGCCCTGGACGGCCGCAACGTACCGGAGATCTACCCGGACGGCTTCCTGCCGCAGATCAAGCCGGAGATCCGCGACCAGTCCGTGACCCTGGGCTATGAATTCGCCTTGGGCGAATGGCAGCTGGACGCCTCCGCCGGCACCGGCAAGAATCGCTTCCGCTACGAGGTGGTCAACACCCTCAACGCCTCCCTGGGCCCGACCAGCCCCACCGCCTTCTATGCCGGCACCCTGGCAACCCGCGAGACCAACCTCAATGTGGACGGCTCCCGCTATTTCGAATTCGTCAACGACTCAGAGATCCTGCTGGCCCTAGGCGCCAGCTACCGTGAAAACGGCTACCAGGTCATGGCCGGCGAGGAAGGCTCCCATATCAAGGCCGACTTCCAGGGCAAGCCGGGCGGCAGCCAGGGCTTCGGCGGCTTCACCCCCGAATCCAGCGTCGACGAGGACCGCGACAACCTGGGCCTGTACCTGGAGCTGGAGAACCAGCTCAGCGACGCCTTCTTCTGGTCCGCGGCCCTGCGCCACGAGGACTATTCCGATTTCGGCAGCCACAACGCCTGGAAGCTGGCGGCCCGCTATGAGCTGACCGACAACCTGGCCGTGCGCGCCACCGCCAACAACGGTTTCCGCGCCCCCAGCGTGCAGCAGCTCTACTTCACCAACATCTCCACCCTGTTCGACCCGGATCCGATCACCGGCCAGCTGGTGCCCACCGACAGCGGCACCTTCAACAACCTCAGCCCCCTGGTGCAGTCCCTGGGCGTGGGCGACCTGCAGCCGGAGGAGTCCGACTCCCTGAGCCTGGGCCTGGTCTGGTCCGGCGACAACGGCCTGTCCGTGACCCTGGACGCCTACGACATCCGTATCGACGATCGCATCGTGCTGTCCTCCTCCCTGCGCGCCGACGATGACAGCCTGCCCCAGCAGGTACGGGATCTGATCCGCGCCGGCGGCGCCGAGTCGGCCCGCTTCTTCGTCAATGCCGTGGACACCAAGACCCGTGGCATTGACCTGGTGGCCACCCAGGATCTGGCCCTGGGCGGCTATGGCGACCTCAAGCTCAACCTGGCCTACGGCTACAACAAGACCGAGATCGAGGACATCCAGCTGCCCTCCATCCTGGGCGGCCTGGAAGCCAAGCTGTTCGACGACCGGGAAGTGGTGCGCATGACCCAGGCCCAGCCCCGCCACACCGGCTCCATTGGTCTGACCCACGACAAGGGCGACGTCCAGACCACGGTGCGGGTCAACTACTTCGGCACCTACACCATCGGCTACAGCGCCGAGAACGTGAAGTTCGACGCCAAGTGGGTCACCGACCTGGCGCTGCGCTACCAGGCCACCGAGCAGCTGGCCCTGACCCTGGGCGCCCAGAACCTGTTCAACGAGTACCCGGAGGCCCGCCCCGAAGACAACAACTTCAACGGCATCTTCGTCTACCCGCTGACCAATGCCCCCTTCGGCTTCAACGGCGGTTACTACTACCTGGAAGCCCAGTACCGCTTCTAA
- the cysQ gene encoding 3'(2'),5'-bisphosphate nucleotidase CysQ: MNPEALLDAIITLAKEAGDAILPWYGSEALETHTKADDSPVTNADLAANEVLMAGLRRLTPQIPILSEEACDVPFEVRRRWASYWLLDPLDGTREFVNGSPDFAVNIALVVDNEPVLGVIHAPVRERTYWAVKGQGAYRDGQAIQCRPCGQPPVIAVSRAQLLDPHKARLRADLEFATLPYGSASLKSCLVAEGRADAYIRIGPTGEWDTAASWAIVREAGGVLVDLDLKPLTFNRSEDLGNPNYAVLGGTGPIWKGLFADQA; encoded by the coding sequence ATGAACCCCGAGGCTTTGTTGGACGCCATCATCACCCTGGCCAAGGAGGCCGGCGACGCCATACTGCCCTGGTACGGCTCCGAGGCCCTCGAAACCCATACCAAGGCCGACGATTCCCCGGTTACCAACGCCGATCTGGCCGCCAACGAGGTGCTGATGGCCGGACTGCGGCGCCTGACCCCGCAGATCCCCATCCTCTCGGAAGAAGCCTGCGATGTGCCCTTTGAGGTGCGGCGCCGCTGGGCCTCCTACTGGCTGCTGGATCCCCTGGACGGCACCCGGGAGTTCGTCAACGGCTCGCCGGACTTCGCCGTCAACATCGCCCTGGTGGTGGACAACGAGCCTGTGCTGGGGGTGATCCATGCCCCGGTCAGGGAACGCACCTATTGGGCCGTCAAGGGCCAGGGCGCCTACCGGGACGGCCAGGCCATCCAGTGCCGGCCCTGCGGCCAGCCGCCGGTGATCGCCGTCAGCCGCGCCCAGTTGCTGGATCCCCACAAGGCCAGGCTGAGGGCGGATCTGGAATTCGCCACCCTGCCGTACGGCTCCGCCAGCCTCAAGTCCTGCCTGGTGGCCGAGGGCCGGGCCGACGCCTATATCCGCATCGGCCCCACCGGCGAGTGGGACACCGCCGCCAGCTGGGCCATAGTGCGGGAGGCCGGCGGCGTGCTGGTGGACCTGGATCTCAAGCCCCTCACCTTCAACCGGAGCGAAGATCTGGGCAACCCCAACTATGCGGTGCTGGGCGGAACAGGCCCGATCTGGAAAGGGCTCTTCGCCGACCAGGCCTGA
- the fabR gene encoding HTH-type transcriptional repressor FabR has product MGPRAQQKFRTRRAIIDAALSQLSADTSFSNLSLREVTREAGLAPTSFYRHFKDMDELGLTLVDEAGLTLRQLMRQARQRIATGGGVIRTSVETFMEFVANNGNVFRLLLRERSGTSPAFRQAVNREIQHFIAELTDYLRETGDYDANEAWIQSEAMVTLVFSAGANALDMTKGARQELAERVMVQLKLIARGAQSLKREKGDKADAQEE; this is encoded by the coding sequence ATGGGTCCGAGAGCACAGCAGAAGTTTCGCACCAGAAGGGCCATCATAGATGCCGCCCTCAGCCAGCTCAGCGCCGACACCAGCTTTTCCAACCTGTCGCTGCGGGAAGTGACCCGGGAGGCGGGCCTGGCGCCCACCTCCTTCTATCGCCATTTCAAGGACATGGACGAGCTTGGCCTGACCCTGGTGGACGAGGCCGGCCTGACCCTGCGCCAGCTGATGCGCCAGGCGCGCCAGCGCATCGCCACGGGGGGCGGGGTGATCCGCACCTCGGTGGAGACCTTCATGGAATTCGTGGCCAACAACGGCAACGTGTTCCGGCTGCTGCTCAGGGAGCGCTCCGGCACCTCGCCGGCCTTTCGCCAGGCGGTCAACCGGGAGATCCAGCACTTCATCGCCGAACTGACTGACTATCTGCGCGAGACCGGCGACTATGATGCCAACGAGGCCTGGATCCAGTCCGAGGCCATGGTGACCCTGGTTTTTTCGGCCGGCGCCAACGCCCTGGACATGACCAAGGGCGCCCGCCAGGAGCTGGCGGAAAGGGTCATGGTGCAGCTGAAACTGATCGCCAGGGGCGCACAGAGCCTGAAACGGGAAAAGGGAGACAAGGCGGATGCTCAAGAAGAATGA
- a CDS encoding LysR family transcriptional regulator: MELSQLAKCDLNLLISLQALLEHQSVSKAAQSLHLSQSAMSKTLGRLRQLFGDPLFVRQGQGLRPTARAESLRPALAELLPRLQGLFEPLAFDPATSSRNFRLSIIDGAHSIFMPAWLPALRRAAPRVTLDCGEWQKDGFERLAKGERDLALMAMDEPMAPLPPDFHAKVLLEDHYLCVCHRDNPRLQGGWDRARFLDWPQVNVSCETDLVPWLPDSVLWEAGLRRPVVMQVATLQAALQAVLVSDLLTVLPASYANRMQAIHPIHCLPLPVELPLTKAPLKQLLIWHQRRHDDMGVRWLADFILAQVKGSETQP, translated from the coding sequence ATGGAACTCAGCCAACTGGCCAAGTGCGACCTCAACCTGTTGATCAGCCTCCAGGCCCTGCTGGAGCACCAGTCGGTAAGCAAGGCCGCCCAGTCCCTGCACCTGAGCCAGTCGGCCATGTCCAAGACCCTGGGCCGGCTGCGCCAGCTCTTTGGCGATCCTCTGTTCGTGCGCCAGGGCCAGGGGCTCAGGCCCACGGCCCGGGCCGAATCCCTGCGCCCGGCCCTGGCCGAGCTGCTGCCCCGGCTGCAGGGGCTGTTCGAGCCCCTGGCCTTTGATCCCGCCACCAGCAGCCGCAACTTCCGACTCAGCATCATCGACGGCGCCCACAGCATCTTCATGCCCGCCTGGCTGCCGGCCCTGCGCCGAGCCGCCCCCAGGGTGACCCTGGATTGCGGCGAGTGGCAGAAAGACGGCTTCGAACGCCTGGCCAAGGGCGAGCGGGATCTGGCGCTGATGGCCATGGACGAGCCCATGGCGCCCCTGCCGCCGGACTTCCACGCCAAGGTGTTGCTGGAGGACCACTACCTCTGCGTCTGCCATCGCGACAACCCCAGGCTGCAGGGCGGCTGGGATCGGGCCCGCTTCCTCGATTGGCCCCAGGTCAATGTCAGCTGCGAGACCGATCTGGTGCCCTGGCTGCCGGACTCGGTGCTCTGGGAGGCCGGGCTTCGCCGCCCGGTGGTGATGCAGGTGGCTACCCTGCAGGCAGCCCTGCAGGCGGTGCTGGTGTCGGATCTGCTCACCGTGCTGCCGGCCAGCTATGCCAACCGCATGCAGGCCATCCACCCCATCCACTGCCTGCCCCTGCCGGTCGAGCTGCCCCTGACCAAGGCCCCCCTTAAGCAGCTGCTGATCTGGCACCAGCGCCGCCACGACGACATGGGGGTACGCTGGCTGGCGGACTTCATCCTGGCCCAGGTTAAAGGGAGCGAAACCCAGCCGTAA
- the selD gene encoding selenide, water dikinase SelD: protein MADIRLTQYSHGAGCGCKISPKVLETILAGSRSALSHPDLVVGNDSRDDAAVMDLGDGTGIISTTDFFMPIVDDPVDFGRIAATNAISDIYAMGGQPLMAIAILGWPVNQLPPEVAGQVISGGRQACEEAGIPLAGGHSIDAPEPIFGLAVTGRVPLNRLKRNDSARAGHRLYLSKPLGIGILTTAEKKGLLEEQHRFLARDTMCRLNSLGQLVAELDGVSAMTDVTGFGLAGHLLEMAEGSRLTARLNLTAVPVLEGVHHYLAAGAVPGGSHRNFEAYGHKLPELTDEARLLLCDPQTSGGLLMAVAPEQEQALLALATEHGHRLHHIGEFADHDGQLVRLA from the coding sequence ATGGCAGACATTCGCTTGACCCAATACAGCCACGGCGCCGGCTGCGGCTGCAAGATCTCCCCCAAGGTGCTGGAGACCATACTGGCCGGCTCCCGCAGCGCCCTGTCCCACCCCGACCTGGTGGTGGGCAACGACTCCCGCGACGACGCCGCCGTCATGGATCTCGGCGACGGCACCGGCATCATCTCCACCACCGACTTCTTCATGCCCATCGTCGACGATCCGGTGGACTTCGGCCGCATCGCCGCCACCAACGCCATCTCCGACATCTACGCCATGGGCGGCCAGCCGCTGATGGCCATCGCCATCCTGGGCTGGCCGGTCAACCAGCTGCCCCCGGAGGTGGCCGGCCAGGTGATTTCCGGCGGCCGCCAGGCCTGCGAGGAGGCCGGCATCCCCCTGGCCGGCGGCCACAGCATAGACGCCCCCGAGCCCATCTTCGGCCTGGCCGTCACCGGCCGGGTACCCCTCAACCGCCTCAAGCGCAACGACAGCGCCAGGGCCGGCCACCGCCTCTACCTCAGCAAGCCGCTGGGCATCGGCATCCTCACCACGGCCGAGAAGAAGGGCCTGCTCGAGGAGCAACACCGCTTTCTGGCCCGGGACACCATGTGCCGGCTCAACAGCCTCGGCCAGCTGGTGGCCGAACTGGACGGCGTCAGCGCCATGACCGATGTCACCGGCTTCGGCCTGGCCGGCCACCTGCTGGAAATGGCCGAAGGCAGCCGGCTGACCGCCCGCCTGAACCTGACGGCGGTGCCGGTGCTGGAGGGCGTCCATCACTACCTGGCCGCCGGCGCCGTGCCGGGCGGCAGCCATCGCAACTTCGAGGCCTATGGCCACAAGCTGCCGGAACTGACCGACGAGGCGCGGCTGCTGCTGTGCGACCCCCAGACCTCCGGCGGCCTGCTGATGGCGGTGGCCCCGGAGCAGGAACAGGCGCTGCTGGCCCTGGCCACAGAGCATGGCCACCGGCTCCACCACATCGGCGAGTTCGCCGACCACGACGGCCAGCTGGTGCGCCTGGCATGA